One segment of Acidimicrobiales bacterium DNA contains the following:
- the flgC gene encoding flagellar basal body rod protein FlgC → MTMFGSLGIAASGMNLFKTWIDATADNVANVNTVRSTEDPAYQERQIVAETAQFERGKVGSGVRVAGALFGDPEGRLSYDPSHPLADEEGMVRMPDMDLSDQMTNLIIAQRAYQANVTVFERARDAYLRGLEIGR, encoded by the coding sequence ATGACGATGTTCGGATCGCTCGGGATCGCCGCCTCGGGCATGAACCTGTTCAAGACCTGGATCGACGCCACCGCCGACAACGTCGCCAACGTCAACACCGTCCGGTCGACCGAGGATCCCGCCTACCAGGAACGCCAGATCGTCGCCGAGACCGCACAGTTCGAGCGGGGCAAGGTCGGCTCCGGCGTGCGGGTCGCGGGGGCGCTCTTCGGCGATCCCGAGGGCCGCCTCAGCTACGACCCCTCCCACCCCCTTGCTGACGAAGAGGGAATGGTGCGCATGCCCGACATGGACCTCAGCGACCAGATGACCAACCTCATCATCGCCCAGCGCGCCTACCAGGCCAATGTGACCGTCTTCGAGCGAGCCCGCGATGCCTACCTGCGCGGCCTCGAGATCGGACGCTGA
- a CDS encoding protein kinase → MALSRTSDQIGRVLDGRYRLVAPIGTGASAMVYLADDVRLRRRVAVKVLHPNLAADEQFLRRFQAEAQAAAALNDPHIMAVYDWGRDEVPYLVTEYLGGGSLRGVLDHGDRLTLSQALLVGLQATRGLEYAHGRGIIHRDIKPANLLFGDDERLRIGDFGLARALAEAGWTEPSGTVLGTVRYASPEQAKGEHVEPRSDVYSLGLTLIEAVSGTVPFAADTPIATLMARIDTPVELDRDLFGPLRPVLERACRPDAADRPDAGELAISFMAAAESLPRPTPLVLPGAATPVGDDAEPQPDLTNIAPDDAEPVVVPGPDAIDGAGDGAAPPSKRQARRAQRRQARDERRAARTRRRRWPWVAAALVVVAVAAAGTVFATTALQTPTHEVEDYSGLFESDVRNLVSDYGWEVQVEDWRETGSSVGEVVRQEPAAGTELEEGADSVLTIYVSRGNALADLPPGLPELPRDEAVRRIEEADLVVGEERPEHHEEIPEGHVIRTSHEEPLAELDPVDLVISSGPAPRELPPVPVETTYDEMAALLDEDGLVPERGESSSETIPEGFVIALEPVSGELVPRGSTVRVIVSTGLPMVEVPDVSGLTESEAIAEIRDHGLSVGSRIGPPRNIRSTDPAAGTTVRQGTEVDLLTR, encoded by the coding sequence GTGGCCCTTTCGCGCACGAGCGATCAGATCGGGCGAGTGCTGGACGGGCGGTACCGGCTGGTCGCCCCCATCGGTACGGGTGCGTCGGCGATGGTCTACCTCGCCGACGACGTCCGGCTCCGGCGGCGCGTCGCGGTGAAGGTGCTGCACCCCAACCTGGCGGCCGACGAGCAGTTCCTCCGCCGGTTCCAGGCCGAGGCCCAGGCGGCGGCGGCGCTCAACGACCCCCACATCATGGCGGTCTATGACTGGGGGCGTGACGAGGTCCCCTACCTGGTCACCGAGTACCTCGGTGGCGGCAGCCTCCGGGGGGTGCTCGACCACGGCGACCGGTTGACGCTCTCCCAGGCGCTGCTGGTCGGGCTGCAGGCCACCCGGGGTCTCGAGTACGCCCACGGGCGCGGCATCATCCACCGCGACATCAAGCCGGCCAACCTGCTCTTCGGCGACGACGAACGCTTGCGGATCGGCGACTTCGGGCTGGCCAGGGCCCTGGCCGAGGCGGGCTGGACCGAACCGTCCGGAACGGTGTTGGGCACCGTCCGGTACGCGTCGCCCGAACAGGCCAAGGGCGAGCACGTCGAGCCCAGGTCCGATGTCTACTCCCTGGGTCTGACCCTCATCGAGGCGGTCAGCGGCACGGTTCCCTTCGCCGCCGACACACCGATCGCCACGCTCATGGCCCGCATCGACACGCCGGTCGAGCTCGACCGTGACCTGTTCGGCCCCCTCCGGCCGGTGCTCGAACGTGCGTGCCGGCCCGATGCGGCCGATCGCCCCGACGCCGGAGAACTGGCCATCTCGTTCATGGCCGCGGCCGAGTCGTTGCCACGGCCGACCCCGCTCGTGCTGCCGGGCGCTGCCACCCCCGTCGGCGACGATGCCGAGCCCCAACCCGATCTCACCAACATCGCTCCCGACGACGCCGAGCCCGTCGTCGTCCCTGGTCCCGATGCCATCGATGGTGCCGGCGACGGCGCGGCACCGCCCAGCAAGCGCCAGGCGCGGCGAGCTCAGCGCCGCCAGGCCCGGGACGAGCGCCGTGCAGCCCGCACCCGCAGGCGCCGCTGGCCGTGGGTCGCGGCGGCCCTGGTGGTGGTGGCGGTCGCTGCCGCGGGCACGGTGTTCGCCACCACCGCGCTGCAGACACCCACCCACGAGGTCGAGGACTACAGCGGGCTGTTCGAGAGCGATGTCCGCAACCTGGTGTCCGACTACGGCTGGGAGGTCCAGGTGGAGGACTGGCGCGAGACCGGCTCCTCGGTCGGCGAGGTCGTTCGTCAGGAACCGGCGGCCGGCACCGAGCTGGAAGAGGGCGCCGACAGCGTGCTCACGATCTACGTCTCACGGGGCAACGCGCTGGCCGATCTCCCACCCGGGCTCCCGGAGCTGCCTCGCGACGAGGCGGTCCGCCGCATCGAGGAAGCCGATCTGGTCGTCGGCGAGGAGAGGCCCGAGCACCACGAGGAGATCCCCGAGGGCCATGTGATCCGGACAAGTCACGAGGAGCCGCTGGCCGAGCTCGACCCCGTCGATTTGGTGATCTCGTCCGGTCCGGCCCCCCGCGAGCTGCCACCGGTCCCGGTCGAGACCACCTACGACGAGATGGCCGCCCTCCTCGATGAGGACGGCCTCGTCCCGGAGCGGGGCGAGTCGTCGAGCGAGACCATCCCCGAGGGGTTCGTGATCGCTCTCGAGCCGGTCTCGGGCGAGCTGGTGCCGCGAGGCTCCACGGTGCGGGTGATCGTGTCGACGGGGCTGCCGATGGTCGAGGTCCCCGACGTGTCGGGGCTCACCGAATCCGAGGCCATCGCCGAGATCCGCGACCACGGGCTGTCGGTGGGCAGCAGGATCGGTCCGCCGCGCAACATCCGCTCCACCGACCCCGCCGCCGGCACGACGGTGCGTCAGGGCACCGAGGTCGACCTCCTCACCCGCTGA
- a CDS encoding response regulator, which produces MNILVVDDSKTIRMLVKRNLKQAGFDHATMFEAEDGPSGLEVARAEPLDLILSDWNMPEMSGLAFLQALRDEGFDTTFGFITSESTPSYRDQALSAGAAFLLSKPFNAEAFADALAVATT; this is translated from the coding sequence GTGAACATCCTCGTCGTGGACGACAGCAAGACCATCCGCATGCTGGTGAAGCGCAACCTCAAGCAGGCCGGGTTCGACCACGCCACGATGTTCGAGGCCGAGGACGGCCCGTCCGGGCTCGAGGTCGCCCGTGCCGAGCCGCTGGATCTCATCCTGTCGGACTGGAACATGCCCGAGATGAGCGGACTGGCCTTCCTCCAGGCACTGCGTGACGAAGGGTTCGACACCACCTTCGGGTTCATCACCTCCGAGTCCACCCCGTCCTACCGCGACCAGGCGCTGTCCGCCGGTGCTGCCTTCCTGCTGTCGAAGCCGTTCAACGCGGAGGCCTTCGCCGACGCGCTCGCCGTCGCCACCACGTGA
- the fliD gene encoding flagellar filament capping protein FliD yields the protein MSYIDGLASGLDTTAIIRQLMQVESIPKTRLQERAKIAQAGLDAYASVRSRISSARTAANELASSTDWRGLTATSSNPDAVSVSAGTGAPGNSLSFTVESLAQAMQQSSGDSFAGLDATLDGRTVSITADGTTHDFDTAGTLGELVTQINDAGVGVTASTLQVTSGEHRLILTAEETGVDNAFSVTSTGWTDPFAITRSAADAQLDVGGITVTRSTNTIDDLIEGATITLHAKTTSEVTIDVERDVAGISDKVAAMVDAVNGALAEIDGLTDYDPETNERSILTGDSTVRTVARRLTSALTGAVGQSALGTPGLAGVELQRDGTVTFDEAAFAAAYESDPVAVERLFVDGAETTGDLTYVRAGWRAQPGSYAVEVTDNGDGTFAATVDGETAEVTVRDDGSLRVAMSTLHERLGGLTVDVAAGQTGAVGTVDYEPGAAKRLTTATNRALDAVNGQLTTAEQSRENRIKDLNRQIEAWDVRLEKREAGLRRQYTALESMLGQLQNQSQWLTSQLAGLQANYNQ from the coding sequence GTGAGCTACATCGACGGCCTGGCCTCCGGGCTCGACACCACCGCGATCATCCGACAGCTCATGCAGGTCGAGTCGATCCCCAAGACCCGGCTCCAAGAGAGGGCGAAGATCGCCCAGGCCGGCCTCGACGCCTACGCCTCGGTCCGCTCCAGGATCTCCTCGGCCCGCACCGCGGCCAACGAGCTCGCATCGAGCACGGACTGGCGGGGTCTCACCGCCACCTCCTCGAACCCCGACGCCGTGTCGGTCTCCGCCGGCACCGGTGCGCCGGGCAACTCGCTCAGCTTCACCGTCGAGTCACTCGCCCAGGCGATGCAGCAGTCGAGTGGCGACAGCTTCGCAGGGCTCGACGCCACCCTCGACGGCCGGACGGTCAGCATCACCGCCGACGGGACCACCCACGACTTCGACACAGCGGGCACCCTCGGCGAGCTCGTCACCCAGATCAACGACGCCGGCGTCGGGGTCACCGCCAGCACGCTGCAGGTCACCTCCGGCGAGCACCGGCTGATCCTCACCGCCGAGGAGACCGGTGTCGACAACGCGTTCTCGGTCACCAGCACCGGGTGGACCGATCCGTTCGCCATCACCCGGAGCGCCGCAGACGCCCAGCTCGACGTCGGTGGGATCACCGTCACCCGGTCCACCAACACCATCGACGACCTGATCGAGGGCGCCACCATCACCCTCCACGCCAAGACCACCTCCGAGGTCACCATCGACGTCGAGCGCGACGTCGCCGGCATCAGCGACAAGGTCGCGGCGATGGTCGACGCCGTCAACGGGGCGCTCGCCGAGATCGACGGCTTGACCGACTACGACCCCGAGACCAACGAGCGGTCGATCCTCACCGGCGACTCGACGGTGCGCACGGTTGCCCGGCGCCTCACCAGCGCTCTCACCGGTGCCGTCGGCCAGAGCGCTCTCGGAACGCCGGGCCTCGCCGGCGTCGAGCTGCAGCGCGATGGAACTGTCACCTTCGACGAGGCCGCCTTCGCCGCGGCCTACGAGAGCGACCCCGTCGCGGTCGAACGCCTCTTCGTCGACGGCGCCGAGACCACCGGCGACCTCACCTACGTCCGGGCCGGCTGGCGGGCCCAGCCCGGCAGCTACGCCGTCGAGGTCACCGACAACGGCGACGGCACCTTCGCAGCCACCGTCGACGGCGAAACCGCCGAGGTGACGGTCCGAGACGACGGCAGCCTCCGGGTGGCCATGAGCACCCTCCACGAGCGCCTCGGTGGACTCACCGTGGACGTGGCCGCCGGCCAGACCGGGGCTGTCGGAACGGTCGACTACGAGCCGGGCGCCGCCAAGCGACTCACCACCGCCACCAACCGGGCGCTCGACGCGGTGAACGGACAGCTCACCACCGCCGAGCAGTCCCGCGAGAACCGGATCAAGGACCTCAACCGCCAGATCGAGGCCTGGGACGTGCGTCTCGAGAAGCGGGAGGCCGGGCTCCGCCGTCAGTACACGGCGCTCGAGTCGATGCTCGGCCAGCTCCAGAACCAGAGCCAGTGGCTGACCAGCCAGCTCGCCGGCCTCCAAGCCAACTACAACCAGTAG
- a CDS encoding flagellar protein FlgN, whose translation MAPSAVADRLSTLSQTLWRQRALVEVLLYRLEVQQMVLAAGKSRWIDMSARDVEDAIDGLRSEELVRATSVAGVAPLLKVPETASLTELAVAAGEPWDQILRDHQAAFLSLIASVEAVSRDNRELLNHGLRDTHDFLSRVASAPGNDGYSVEGTSTRQLAKPTLIDWDV comes from the coding sequence ATGGCCCCCTCTGCCGTCGCCGACCGCCTGAGCACGCTCAGCCAGACCCTGTGGCGACAGCGCGCCCTGGTCGAGGTGCTGCTCTACCGTCTCGAGGTCCAGCAGATGGTCCTCGCCGCCGGCAAGTCGCGCTGGATCGACATGTCGGCCCGCGACGTCGAGGATGCCATCGACGGCCTCCGCTCCGAAGAGCTCGTCCGGGCCACGTCGGTGGCTGGGGTCGCACCCCTGTTGAAGGTGCCCGAGACCGCGAGCCTGACCGAGCTGGCCGTCGCCGCCGGCGAACCGTGGGACCAGATCCTTCGCGATCACCAGGCGGCGTTCCTGTCGCTGATCGCATCGGTCGAGGCGGTGAGCCGGGACAACCGGGAGCTGCTCAACCACGGGTTGCGTGACACCCACGACTTCTTGTCGAGGGTGGCCAGCGCGCCCGGCAACGACGGCTACTCGGTGGAAGGCACCAGCACCCGACAGCTCGCCAAGCCCACCCTCATCGACTGGGACGTCTGA
- the flgK gene encoding flagellar hook-associated protein FlgK — translation MSDFSSLQTALSGLTAHQKAVQTAGHNIANAATPGYSRQRVDLKSSGAGVVPAVWSKPDGIGNGVEVSTIVRIRDQFLEARAVREVGTGAHLERLGSIMDRIEMIFPEPSDVGLAHQLSDMWASFDDVGNQPGSSAPRISLLERAGTVASELNRAATELANLHQSSVDQADALVTEVNTTAARVAELNQSVRNATAAGLAPHDLADQRDRLIDRLGELVGVTTQPGEHGTTNVFLGGTALVRGDRAESLVLDTEGDLPAPHDGLDLTNTQVRWAKDNYPAAVTSGEIAGLMEGANRAIPDQLADLDAVADTLITQVNDLHVQGFGLDGADGRQFFAGTDAATIRVHDDVAGQPDNVAAAAPDPANPGSPLGELDASWAQALAALGDAPDAPDQVYNDMIGALGVETQALHRRQAIQGEVIRQVDDAREGVRGVNIDEEMVSLVQSQHAYAASARLMTTIDEMLATLITRTGVVGR, via the coding sequence ATGTCGGACTTCTCGTCGCTGCAGACCGCGCTGTCGGGGCTCACCGCCCACCAGAAGGCGGTGCAGACCGCGGGGCACAACATCGCCAACGCCGCCACCCCCGGCTACAGCCGCCAGCGGGTCGACCTCAAGTCCAGCGGGGCCGGCGTGGTGCCGGCGGTGTGGTCCAAGCCCGACGGGATCGGCAACGGGGTCGAGGTCTCGACCATCGTCCGCATCCGCGACCAGTTCCTCGAGGCCAGGGCGGTGCGCGAGGTGGGCACCGGCGCCCACCTCGAGCGCCTCGGCTCGATCATGGACCGCATCGAGATGATCTTCCCCGAGCCCAGCGATGTGGGGCTCGCCCACCAGCTCTCGGACATGTGGGCCTCGTTCGACGACGTCGGCAACCAGCCCGGCTCGAGTGCGCCTCGCATCTCGTTGCTGGAACGGGCCGGCACCGTCGCCAGCGAGCTGAACCGGGCCGCGACCGAACTGGCCAACCTCCACCAGTCGAGCGTCGACCAGGCCGACGCGCTCGTCACCGAGGTGAACACGACCGCCGCCCGCGTCGCCGAGCTCAACCAGTCGGTCCGCAACGCCACCGCCGCCGGCTTGGCGCCCCACGACCTCGCCGACCAGCGCGACCGGCTCATCGACCGCCTCGGAGAGCTGGTCGGTGTGACCACCCAGCCAGGTGAGCACGGCACCACCAACGTGTTCCTCGGCGGCACCGCCCTGGTCCGCGGCGACCGGGCCGAATCGCTCGTCCTCGACACCGAAGGCGACCTGCCCGCCCCCCACGACGGTCTCGACCTGACCAACACCCAGGTCCGTTGGGCCAAGGACAACTACCCCGCTGCGGTCACCTCGGGTGAGATCGCCGGCCTGATGGAAGGCGCCAACCGCGCCATCCCCGACCAGCTCGCCGACCTCGACGCGGTCGCCGACACCCTCATCACCCAGGTCAACGACCTTCACGTCCAGGGGTTCGGCCTCGACGGTGCCGACGGCCGCCAGTTCTTCGCCGGCACCGATGCCGCCACGATCCGCGTGCACGACGACGTGGCCGGCCAGCCGGACAACGTCGCCGCGGCCGCACCCGACCCGGCCAACCCCGGCAGCCCCCTGGGCGAGCTCGACGCCTCGTGGGCCCAGGCCCTCGCCGCGCTGGGCGACGCCCCCGACGCGCCGGACCAGGTCTACAACGACATGATCGGGGCGCTGGGCGTCGAGACCCAGGCCCTGCACCGGCGTCAAGCGATCCAGGGCGAGGTCATCCGCCAGGTCGACGACGCCCGCGAAGGTGTCAGGGGCGTCAACATCGACGAGGAGATGGTGTCGCTGGTGCAGTCCCAGCACGCCTACGCCGCCTCGGCCCGGCTGATGACCACCATCGACGAGATGCTCGCCACCCTCATCACCCGCACCGGTGTGGTCGGGCGCTAG
- the fliS gene encoding flagellar export chaperone FliS yields MYAPTTTARSKFVADGVGTIPPERLLVLLYDRLLRDLDDATVAIGRGEVAGSHEALTHAQDIVAELHSALDFDRWDGAQAMADLYTWLADLLGRANITKSASLVAEARSLVQPLRDTWAEAYQSLSAASAGAPAASAGGLDLSG; encoded by the coding sequence ATGTATGCACCCACCACGACCGCCCGCAGCAAGTTCGTCGCCGACGGCGTCGGCACGATCCCACCCGAACGGCTCCTGGTGCTGCTCTACGATCGACTCCTCCGGGACCTCGACGACGCCACCGTCGCTATCGGCAGAGGCGAGGTCGCCGGCTCCCATGAGGCGCTGACCCACGCGCAGGACATCGTCGCCGAGTTGCACAGCGCGCTCGACTTCGACCGCTGGGACGGTGCGCAGGCCATGGCCGACCTCTACACCTGGCTCGCCGACCTGCTCGGCCGGGCGAACATCACCAAGAGCGCCTCGCTGGTGGCCGAGGCCCGCTCGCTGGTGCAGCCCCTCCGCGACACCTGGGCCGAGGCCTACCAGTCGCTGAGCGCCGCTTCCGCCGGCGCCCCGGCGGCTTCGGCTGGCGGCCTGGACCTCTCGGGATGA
- the flgL gene encoding flagellar hook-associated protein FlgL, producing MSRITNTTTSRAVLANIQNTARSLADAQDKISSGKQVRKPSDGPAQVLTALDHRSQIRRNEQLGRNVLDARSWLDNADSALTHSVTEMTRARTLVVNGVNGATDAQGRFALASEIRTIAEGLVQTANTKHLGRPIFGGTTGGDIAYDASGSYQGDQGKIARTIAPSVTVQVNRSGPEVFGTEDAGDPMNGNAFQMLNAVADALEAGDIETARSGLDAIDAATARIERAQVEMGARAKQLDEVHIRNEDVAIELKSALAEVEDTDMVEAIITLQAQEMAYQGALAVTAKVVQPTLLDFLR from the coding sequence ATGTCGCGGATCACCAACACCACCACCTCACGGGCCGTGCTGGCCAACATCCAGAACACCGCTCGCAGCCTGGCCGATGCCCAGGACAAGATCTCGTCGGGCAAGCAGGTGCGCAAGCCGTCCGACGGGCCGGCCCAGGTGCTGACCGCGCTCGACCACCGCAGCCAGATCCGCCGCAACGAGCAGCTGGGTCGCAACGTGCTCGACGCCCGCAGCTGGCTCGACAACGCGGACAGCGCGCTCACCCACTCGGTGACCGAGATGACCAGGGCCCGGACCCTGGTGGTCAACGGCGTCAACGGTGCCACCGATGCCCAGGGACGCTTCGCTCTCGCATCGGAGATCCGCACCATCGCCGAGGGCCTCGTGCAGACCGCAAACACCAAGCACCTCGGCCGTCCCATCTTCGGCGGCACCACCGGCGGCGACATCGCCTACGACGCCAGCGGGAGCTACCAGGGCGACCAGGGCAAGATCGCCCGCACCATCGCCCCCTCGGTGACGGTGCAGGTCAACCGGTCCGGTCCCGAGGTCTTCGGCACCGAGGACGCGGGCGATCCGATGAACGGCAACGCCTTCCAGATGTTGAACGCCGTCGCCGACGCCCTCGAAGCCGGCGACATCGAGACCGCCCGCAGCGGGCTCGACGCCATCGACGCCGCCACCGCGCGCATCGAGCGGGCCCAGGTCGAGATGGGCGCCCGCGCCAAGCAGCTCGACGAGGTCCACATCCGCAACGAGGACGTCGCCATCGAGCTCAAGTCCGCCCTGGCCGAGGTGGAGGACACCGACATGGTCGAGGCGATCATCACCCTCCAGGCCCAGGAGATGGCCTACCAGGGAGCACTCGCGGTCACCGCCAAGGTCGTCCAGCCCACGCTGCTCGACTTCCTGCGCTGA
- a CDS encoding flagellin has product MRINQNIAAFNSYRNLSQTNNVMGKSLEKLSSGFRINRAADDAAGLVISQGLRAQVSGLRQATRNAQDGISVVQTAEGALNEVHSMLNRMRDLAVQASNASNDSDARAAAQAEIDQLSAEIDRIADSTKFGSQKLLDGSFGSTPASVTGLDADGAYTTTAGHEFTININGTGAVTVSMSALAGDDVETAAAALETAIKSALAASGNADAQAFTDKVSVSGETVGAGSSLTLEIGGLGDTETFTLADSGTDTALADLGISPGDIDAAAGDAAKFQVGANKGETIEVAIGGVDATTLGVGGIDVENDAENAIDFIDGAINDVSALRGDLGAVQNRFESTVNNLQVTTENLAASESRIRDTDMALEMVQFTRHQILQQAGTAMLGQANAMPQSVLGLLG; this is encoded by the coding sequence ATGAGGATCAACCAGAACATCGCAGCGTTCAACTCGTACCGGAACCTGTCCCAGACGAACAACGTCATGGGCAAGAGCCTCGAGAAGCTCTCGTCGGGCTTCCGCATCAACCGGGCGGCCGACGACGCTGCCGGCCTCGTGATCAGCCAGGGTCTGCGTGCGCAGGTCTCGGGTCTTCGCCAGGCCACCCGCAACGCCCAGGACGGCATCTCGGTCGTGCAGACCGCAGAAGGCGCCCTCAACGAGGTCCACAGCATGCTCAACCGCATGCGTGACCTGGCCGTGCAGGCCTCCAACGCCTCGAACGACAGCGACGCCCGTGCGGCGGCCCAGGCAGAGATCGACCAGCTTTCCGCCGAGATCGACCGCATCGCGGATTCGACCAAGTTCGGTTCGCAGAAGCTGCTCGACGGCAGCTTCGGCTCGACCCCCGCGAGCGTCACCGGACTCGATGCCGATGGTGCCTATACGACCACCGCTGGTCACGAGTTCACGATCAACATCAACGGGACCGGCGCGGTCACGGTATCGATGTCCGCCCTCGCTGGCGACGACGTCGAGACAGCTGCAGCCGCGCTGGAGACCGCGATCAAGTCGGCGCTCGCCGCCAGTGGCAACGCCGATGCCCAGGCCTTCACCGACAAGGTGTCGGTCTCCGGCGAGACCGTTGGTGCTGGCTCTAGCCTCACCCTCGAAATCGGGGGGCTCGGCGACACCGAGACCTTCACGCTCGCTGACTCCGGAACCGACACTGCCCTCGCGGATCTCGGCATCAGCCCCGGCGACATCGATGCCGCTGCTGGCGATGCTGCCAAGTTCCAGGTCGGCGCCAACAAGGGCGAGACGATCGAGGTTGCGATCGGTGGCGTCGACGCCACCACCCTCGGTGTCGGCGGCATCGACGTCGAGAACGACGCCGAGAACGCCATCGACTTCATCGACGGCGCGATCAACGACGTCTCCGCCCTTCGTGGTGACCTCGGTGCGGTCCAGAACCGCTTCGAGTCGACGGTCAACAACCTGCAGGTCACCACCGAGAACCTGGCTGCCTCGGAGTCCCGCATCCGCGACACCGACATGGCCCTCGAGATGGTGCAGTTCACCCGGCACCAGATCCTGCAGCAGGCCGGCACCGCCATGCTGGGCCAGGCCAACGCCATGCCCCAGTCGGTGCTCGGGCTCCTCGGCTAG